The following are from one region of the bacterium genome:
- a CDS encoding adenine phosphoribosyltransferase — MDYKKFIYDVPDFPKPGIIFRDISPLLKLHFVDTIKGLSNLFSEDEWRSIDVVGGVESRGFILGAAMAYQHGKGFVKIRKKGKLPGAIVAREYKLEYGEAALEMQEGSGRMLIVDDVLATGNTLYAAADIAVRAGYQVMGMAILINLASLNEVSWNRITPRTLVEYA, encoded by the coding sequence ATTGATTATAAAAAATTTATTTATGATGTTCCTGACTTCCCAAAGCCTGGGATTATCTTTCGGGACATCTCTCCCCTGTTGAAACTACATTTTGTGGATACGATCAAGGGGCTGTCGAATCTCTTCAGCGAGGATGAATGGCGTTCAATTGATGTAGTGGGCGGCGTGGAATCCCGCGGGTTTATTCTGGGCGCGGCGATGGCCTATCAACATGGCAAAGGGTTTGTGAAAATCCGCAAGAAAGGCAAGCTGCCGGGAGCCATTGTGGCGCGGGAATATAAGCTGGAATATGGCGAGGCGGCCCTGGAGATGCAGGAAGGCAGCGGGCGTATGCTGATTGTCGATGATGTGCTGGCCACGGGAAATACACTCTATGCGGCGGCGGATATCGCCGTGCGGGCGGGATATCAGGTGATGGGCATGGCCATTCTTATCAATCTGGCCTCTTTGAACGAGGTGAGCTGGAACCGGATTACTCCGCGTACGCTGGTGGAATACGCTTAA